The Caballeronia sp. Lep1P3 genome segment CGCAGAAACGTCGCGAGAACAGCAGTGGGCGATTGATACGCGCTTGCCGCGCGCTTGACGTCCACCGCGTACTCGCGGATATCGGGAAGATCGAGGGATTGCCGCAGCACGCCGCCGTTCGCATGCGGATTCGCGCTGATGCGCCGTGCGCCGGTTGGCGCGAGTTCGCGCAGGCTCTCGACGAGCCTTCCGTTTTCATCGAAGAGTTCTTCGGGCTTATAACTGCGCATCCAGTCTTCGAGCACGGCGAGATTCTTTCGGTTCGTCGCGGGATCGACCACCGGCACCTGATGCGAGCGCCAGAAGTTCTCGACCTTGTGACCGTCCACTTCCTTCGGGCCGGTCCAGCCTTTCGGCGAGCGCAACACGATCATCGGCCAGCGCGGGCGCTTTGCATCGGAGGGATTCGCGCGGGCGCGTTGCTGGATCGCGCGAATATCCGCGATGCAGCGTTCGAGAGTCGCGGCCATCCGTTGATGCATCGCTTCGGGTTCATCGCCTTCGACGAAATGCGGTTCGTAGCCGTAGCCCTTGAACAGCGCTTCGAGTTCGTCATGCGGGATGCGCGCGAGTATCGTGGGATTCGCGATCTTGTAGCCGTTGAGATGAAGCACGGGCAGCACCGCGCCATCCATCGCGGGATTCAGAAACTTGTTCGAATGCCAGGATGTCGCGAGCGGCCCCGTTTCGGCTTCGCCATCGCCCACCATCGTGACGACGATCAGATCGGGATTGTCGAACGCCGCGCCGAACGAATGCGAAAGGCTATAGCCGAGTTCGCCGCCTTCGTGAATGGAGCCGGGCGTTTCCGGCGTGCAGTGCGAGCCGATTCCCCCCGGCGACGAGAACGCGCGAAAGAGCCTGAGCATGCCGCGCTCGTCGGCGCTTCGATCGGGATAGATGTCGGAGTAATGGCCTTCCAGATATGAATTGGCGAGCGTGGCGGGCGCACCGTGGCCGGGGCCGGAGACGAACATCACATTGAGATCGTCGCGCTTGATGAGCCGGTTCAGATGCACCCACACGAACGATTGACCGGGGTCCGAGCCCCAATGCCCGAGCAGGCGCCGCTTGATGTGTTCGGGTTCGAGCGGCTCGCGCAATAGCGGATTGGCGCGCAGGTAAATCATGCCGGCCGAAAGGTAATTGCAGGCGCGCCAGTAGGCGTCGATCTTACGCAGAAGGTCGGGGGAGAGCGGAGCCTGCGTCGCGGTCTTGC includes the following:
- a CDS encoding phosphoketolase, which translates into the protein MNDDVQRKTATQAPLSPDLLRKIDAYWRACNYLSAGMIYLRANPLLREPLEPEHIKRRLLGHWGSDPGQSFVWVHLNRLIKRDDLNVMFVSGPGHGAPATLANSYLEGHYSDIYPDRSADERGMLRLFRAFSSPGGIGSHCTPETPGSIHEGGELGYSLSHSFGAAFDNPDLIVVTMVGDGEAETGPLATSWHSNKFLNPAMDGAVLPVLHLNGYKIANPTILARIPHDELEALFKGYGYEPHFVEGDEPEAMHQRMAATLERCIADIRAIQQRARANPSDAKRPRWPMIVLRSPKGWTGPKEVDGHKVENFWRSHQVPVVDPATNRKNLAVLEDWMRSYKPEELFDENGRLVESLRELAPTGARRISANPHANGGVLRQSLDLPDIREYAVDVKRAASAYQSPTAVLATFLRDVIRRNTTTFRLFGPDETASNKLDGVYEASGKRWLAETRPEDADGGALSPDGRVMEMLSEHTLEGWFEGYVLTGRHGLFATYEAFVHVIDSMFNQHAKWLEKAKNELDWRAPVPSINLLITSLVWRQDHNGFTHQDPGFLDVVTNKSPGVVRIYLPPDANCLLSVADHCLRTHDYVNVIVADKQPHLQYLNMQDAMVHCAKGIGIWDWASTDQGHEPDVVIACAGDIATMEALAAVEILKMQCPDLKMRFVNVVDLFRLMPDTDHPHGLSNRDFDSIFTRAKPVIFNFHSYASLVHKLTYNRTNHDNMHVHGYRERGNINTPFELAIINGVDRFSLAIDVIDRVPGLSSTAAHTKEALKNRIIESVRYAHEEGIDHDEIREWTWKG